The genomic segment AGCAGCAAACGCGGGATCCAGTCCCAGGTTGGGCGAAGCAGAACCCCAGCCTCCGGTAACAAACATGGATAACTGAGGATTGAATTTACTAAGGACAGAGCTTCTTAGCGCCTCGCTTTTTCTAATATTAGCCTGTGCACTTTTAAATTCGGCCCTGCGCCCCAGTACCTCGTCCAATTCCAGAAATGCAGGTAAATCCATCTGTTCATCCATGCCTGCCAGTTCCTCCATCTTTTTTTCCGGATCTTCACCCATCAGGGTATGTAACCGGTACATAGATAACGTATGATTTTTCCGGGCTGTAATATACTGCAGTTCCGCCTCTTTTTGGCGCGTTGAGATCATCAGTAAATCCGTTTTGCTTATCAATCCGTCTTCAAACCGGTCCGATATCACCCGGTGCTGCTCCTCAACGATACGCCGGTATTCCTCTGCCGCATCCAGCAAAGCCTGCGTAGCCGCCGCCTGCCAGTAAACAGCTTCCGCCTGATATACAATCTGATCCATACTCAGCTCCTCGCTTAACTCAGCCAATAAAAGCTCTTCACTGGCCACCTTGTTCTGGGCTTTCACAGCTCCTCCCATATACAGCGGCTGACTCAATGTTAGCTGTCCGTAATAGGTATGGTTGTGGTATTCGCCAACGGCTCCGTCCCATTTGTCCAATTCTTTCAAATCAAGCGTACCTTGTGCACTGAAATCCAGTTTTGGGAGATACCCGGTACGGGCAATCCCTTTGGCAGCCGATGCTGCTATCTTGCTTTCGTGTGCCTGTTTAAGCACCTGGCTGTAGGCAAGCACCCGCTCCCGGTACATATCGGGAGTGAGTGAAACCTGCCCAATCAATACTTGGGTTAAACCCAATACCACACACACGATTATTAATTTCTTTTTCATATTCATTCTTTCGTGTTAGATTCATAAATGTGATGGATCGAGCAATACGCCACCGGAAGCACAAATAAAGTCAGCGCCGAAGCCACCAGCAATCCTCCCATGATGGTGGCTGCCATACCCCCGAACATGGCGTCGAACAGCAGAGGCAACATACCCAGAATGGTAGTCCCCGATGCCATGGCTACAGGCACAATACGGCTTGTGGTCGCAATGATCACCGCCTTGTATGGCTCAACCCCCTGTGCAACCTCCAGACCGATCTGGTCGATCAAAACAATTGAATTCTTGATATTCATCCCAATTAATCCGAGTACCCCCAGAATTGCAAAAAAGTCCAGCGTCTTCCCCATAACTACCAGTCCTAACACCACACCGATAAAGATGAGCGGTAGCATCAGTATAATCACTACCGGCTTCCGGTACGTTCTGAACAGCAGCAATAAGGTCACAAAAATCAGGAAGAAGGTAAGCGGCAGATTGGCTGCCAACGCTTTGTTACTGTCATCCTGACTCTCCTTCTCTCCAAAGTAGCGGATCGAATAACCTTCGGGCACTACAATATTCTTGTGAACCGCCTCCATCACCTCGTTAAAGGCCTCGGCCGAGTTCTTCCCCCGTACCGGATCGGCCTGTGCCATCATCAGTTTTTGCCGGTTGTACACCTTAACCACCGGAAATTCGAATAAAAGATCGAAGGCAGACACCACCTGCTCCAGACTTGTGGTCGTCTTCTGTGTCCCGAACACCGGCAACGTACGCATATTATTAATCTTAAACGAATCGATATTGCTTCCCTTAAGTAAAATAGGGATAGAGAGATCTCCCTCGCGGAATTCCCCCAACGGCATACCCGAAGTCCCTATCTGAATACTCTGCGCCATACTCTGCCTGCTCACCCCCAATGGGAGGGCCCGTGCCTGACTGAATTCCGGTTTCCACACCGGAACCTTGTTGCCCCACGAATTCCGGATATTCTTCAGGCCCGGATTCCGGTGCATCAGCTCCATGGTACGGTTGGTAAGCGCAACCAACGTATCGGTATTATTCCCTATAAATCCTATCTCGATGGTGGCATCCGTGGCGGGCGACAGCTTAAACAGCGTACTCCGTATAATTATATTGGGATAATTCTCCATCATGTACTTCTCGAAATTCGCCTCTGTTTTCTGTGTATCATCCGAATCGTGCAATTCAACCAGCACATTGGCAAAGTTCGGTTTAGGACCCACGCTAGTACTGGCCAGATAATAACGTAACGGCGAGCTACCCATGGTTACAGACACATGCTTCACTTTCGGGTTCTTCAACAGGTTGGCTTCAACCCGCTGCATATCACGCTCCACCTCCCTGATGCCGTATCCATCGGGGAAAAAGGCATCCGCCCTGAAGTAGGGCTTGTCCATCGTGGGGAAAAAATTCTGAGGCAGCAGCCCCATGGCGACCAGCGAAAGCACGAAGGCACCCACCACCACGCAAAGAGAAAGCACCCTTCGCCTGATCAGAAAAGCAAGTATTCTTTCAAATTTCTTATACAAAGGACGGTCGTAAGGATCCTTACCATCTTTGCTGGGCTGGTCCTTCAATATAAAATTGCCGAACGAGGTGGTCTGAGTAAGAGCAAGCAACCAACTTAATCCCAGCGAAATAGCCAGTACCACAAACAATGGTTTAACAATCTCGGCCACGGCAGCCGGAGCAAGGTACAACGGCAGGAAAGAACAAACCGCAATAAATGTAGCCCCCAGTAACCCCCAAACCGGTCCCATAGCACCGTCTATCAGCGCCTTGCGTCGTTCCACACCCCGGGCGATGGCAATCTGTGCATTATCAGTAACCACGATGGCATTGTCAACCAACATCCCCATGGCGATAATAAAACCGGCCAGCGACGTACGGTTTAGTCCCACTCCCAGCAGCGACATCACCAGCAAAGTGCCCCCGATAGAGAAAATCAGCGACGATCCTATCAGCATTCCCGCCCTGAACCCCATTACCAACATGATAATTACAATCACAATCAGCAGCGACTCAACCAGATTCAGGATAAACCCGTTGTTGGCCTCTTTGGCTATCACATTCTCAGGGTACAATGTAACCAGTTCGATGCCTGCAGGAATCAGCGACTCAATCTCGGCCAGTTTTGCCTCAACCAGATCGCCTGTTTTCACCACATCCTTCATCGGATCAGACGATATCCCTATCCCTATGGCCGGTTTACCGTCCACCCGCATCAAGGTTGAAGGCGGATTGAGGTATCCCTTTTCAATACGGGCAAAATCGCCCAACCGCACCGACTGCCCGTTGGCCGTAGGAATAAGCTGGTTGCTGATGTCGGCAATCGAGGTGTAAGTACCATCGGCAACCACCTTCAGCTGTTGCTGATCCGCCACAATTTCTCCTGCGTTTATAATCTGGTTCTGCGACTGCAGCAGCTGCCCCAGCATCTTCGGGTCCACCCCCATGGAAGCAAGTCTGTTTACCGATATAAACACATTCACCACCTCCGTCTGCACACCAAACAGACTTACCTTGGTAACTCCGTCTACTGTAACCACGTGTGTTTTAATCTCCTCCGCCCAATCACGCATCTCCTTGTAGGTAAATCCCTTATCGGCGGTAAGCGCATAGTAGATACCAAATACATCCCCAAAGTCGTCGTTTACAATAGGAACCGAAGCCCCAGAAGGTAACGAAGGCTGTATGTTAAGAACCTTACGTCTTAATTCATCCCATTTCTGCGGAATAGACGATGCCGGAAGCGAAGGCAGAAACTCCACATTCACCTTAGACATACCGTACATTGACTCCGACTTAATCTTATATACTCCACTCATACTCTGTACCTCGCGCGAGATAGGTTCGGTAACAAGCCGTTCCACCTCTTCCGGGGTAGCTCCCGCGAAGCGGGTCATAATCACTGCTGTCTTGATCACGAAAGGTGCATCCTCTTTTTTCCCCAGCCTGCCAAACGAAAAAATACCGCCAATAAGCAGAACAGCCAGGAAGAAATAGACCACCTTGGTATTATCCAACGAATATTTTGCCAGATTCATGCTCTATCCTCCCTAATTAACAGGTTTAACCAAACTTCCGTCTACCAGCTGATATACCCCGGCCGATACAATAACCTCTCCGGGAGTCAACCCTTCTGATACCAGAAACATGGCATCCCCGGTAGGAGATAGCACCTGCACCTGCCTGCGTTCCACCTTATTATCTTTCACCATCCACACATATCTGTTCTTAGTGGTGGGATCTTCGAATACAGCCGATAGGGGAATCGCTATACTTCCGCCCGGTATGAATGTCTCTACATTTGCGCTGAACTGAATATTACAGGTAAATCCCGGTTTAACATCATACACCTTACGGTCGAATGCCGGATCGTCAATCAGTACCGATACCGGAATCCCGGTACCATAGGTAGAGATATCCACAAACTCCTCCAGCGAAGCATTAAAGACATGCCCCTGAAACGCATCGAACTCCACTTTGAACGACTGCTTGTCGGACTTCAGCAGACTTACATATACGTCCGGCATGGTGAATTTGATACGCAATTTGTCAGTATTCACCAACGTTACTACAGAAGCACCCGAAGTAACCCGCTGGTAATTCTCAACCAGCCGCTTCTCGATGGATCCGGCAAACGGAGCATACAGCTTCGTATCCCGCATGTTGTTAGAAGATAATTCGTAGGCCGACTTACTCCGTTGGTAATTCGCCTCGCTAATCTCATATTCCTGTTTGGAAATGGCCTGCTTGGCTAAAAGGCGTTTATTCCGTTCCAGCTGCGCACCGGCCGTTTCGAATGTGGCTTTATCAGCTGCATACTGCAAAGCCAGGTCGCGGGGATCAATCTCGGCAATAAGCTGTCCTTTCTTTACCCGCTCCCCTTCAATTACAGGTAGGTTTATAATCTGCCCGTTTACCCTGAAGGCCAGATTTACAAAATCCACAGGCTCCACAATCCCCGAAAACTCTTTCCGGATATCGGAATAGGCTTCAACTGTGGCAATTTTAACAGGAATAATACGATCACCGTCTTTTGTTTTTGTTTGCGAACAAGCCATCAAGGCTGCGACGGATAGGATAGTAAATAAATGTTTTTTGTTCATAGATAAACAATCTTATATGGAAATTAGAAATATTAGAATGTATACTTAATATAACATTCCCATTATAATAATTGTTTGTAGAAAAGCTTATATCAAAAAACAAAAATACCCGGTTCTTTAGAGCCGGGTACCAGTATTAAGAAGGATTTCTTCTTCTAGCTTATCTGAAAACCTGACTCATAGGTCTTCCTATCCAGACCTGAGGTTGTTGTAACCCAAACAACGCAGCAATGGTCGAAGCACAGTCAAATTGCATCATACTTTCTTCAAACAAACCGCTTTTACGGATATTCTTGCCAGCAATAATAAAAGGTGTCTCCATCTCCATCATCGATTTTCCTCCGTGCCCTTTATCGATGCCACCGTGATCGGAAGTTACTATTATAACCGAATCATCGTAAATGCCCGCATCCTTCATGGCTGCAATGATTTTACCGATGTATGCGTCCAGTTCATTTAATTTTGCATAGTAAGCCTCCGTGTTGTGTCCGTCCTGATGTCCAACATGGTCCGGATTGTCAAAGCAAACGGCAGCCAATACAGGCTTCTTGTCCTTTATATATCTGCAGGCCATGTCACACAGAGCAGTAGGGTTTTTTGTATAATCGGGCGACTGCTCGTAATAATTAAGAGACAATGTGTCTACCAGATATTTGATGCCGTCCCATTCATACAGACAGCCTATTTCTGCTTTGGGATCGGCCTTTCTCAGTAACCCGAAAATAGTGGGAAAGATATTATTTTCGGTAACAACCCTCGACGGAAGTTCCGGAGTTTTCGACCCCCAATCCGTATACCCGTGCAATTCCGGACCGGCACCCATAAACATGGAAGCCCAATTCACCGCACTCGACGATGGAAGAACACTCCGCTTCTTCAAGGTATAAGCACCCTCCTGCATCAGCTTCTTAACATGAGGCATATCAGCTTTCTCCACACTGTAAGAACCCCATCCGTCCAAACCAATCAGAATTACATGGCCTGCTTTCCTGTTGGAAGCAAACACCGCCGATGAGAGCGTAAACAAGGCAATCACCATTGCCAGAACAAAACGTTTATTCATTTTTCTGTTATTTAGATTTATCTGTCAAATGTAATAATAAATGCGTTATAAGTTGGGAGGGTGTTAATATAGTTCAGGTTCTTTTTTTTATCATGACTTGATCTACTATAATATTTTGTTTGCTATTGTTTATTAAGATTACTTTAACGGTAGTTTTGTGGCCTTTATAATCATTCTCTGTTTTAAATGGTAATGTAAACGACTCAAAAAATGGTTTTATATTATATATAGCATCAAAATAGCCAACAACCTTGCTACTAACAGGTTTTAAATTTTCTACTCGAATCTTAAGATTGCCGGTATTACATGCCTGAAAATGTACATTGTAATTTTGAGTATGATCTAAATAAACCAATTGATATATGGAGTCTCCAGGAGCAATGCTTACTCCTTGCTTTCCGGAAATAACCTTTTCTTTTTCAATACCAGCTGAGCCTTCCCAGGGGAACAGTGAGTTACCGTACTCAAAATCACCATTTGGTAATTCGTTATTCTTTTCAAGATCCCATTGATAAAAACGGATATAATCTACCTCCATACTTGCCTTGCCTCCTTTTGCATAAATCCCCAGGTAAAGATTCATCATATGATTAGGCGATTTAATGTCAGAGGGATCCCACCATTCTTTAACCAACTTTCCATCAATATAAAATTTGAGCCCTGCAGGCGTCCATAACATACCATGGGTGATCCACTTATTTTGAAAATCTCCCGGCACAATATGATGTCCTATATTTTTTTTAAAAGTACCATCGGCAGCTACGTTTCCGTGTAAAACTATTTCTGTATTCAGGTATTCACAAAGATCAATTTCAAATACTTGCCCTGAAGGACGTATTCCTTCTACATCAATAGCATGATTCCCTTTCTCTATGAAGTACTTAAGATCTGGTCCCGGAGAGTCAAGCCAAAAAGCACCATTAACCATTTTTGCATCTTTTGATGCGTTTCTACGGATACGAGCCTCAATGTAACCACCAACAAAGTTGGCAGATAAACAGGTATCTCTATTCCAATCGTATGTTTGTATAGAAGATATTTTTCGTCCGGAAGGCCAATAAGCTTTTTCGGGGAACAGTTCATTCGTATATAAAACAAGAGTAGAGTCCGTAAAAAACATTGCAGGCATAGGCAGATTATTCTCTTTAAATGCCTCATAATTTGTTTTATCAATAAAATCCCATGTCGAATAATATTGAGTACTCCACTGGTTTGTATCTAACCTGCCCTCATTAAATTCGTCGTGCCAAACTAATTTCAATCCATCTGGCACATCTTTTTCAAGCTTTAGGCCGCAGTTGGAAATCGATGCAGGCTGACTTATACATTCAATAAATTTTCCGAATATTAAAAGGAATATAAAAAGTAGTCTGTGCATTATTTAAAGTTTATAAACAGGTCCCGCATATAAAAAACCAGCATATATGCCAGCAGAAGTGCGAGACCTGTTAGCTGTTATTATTAGTAGCCTGTATTCTGTATGATAATTCCCTTTCCTTCGTTAATTACACTTTGAGGTATAGGAAATAAAACATATTCGGGTTTGGTGGTTAATGATCCCCTATCCTTAGCGTATTGAATATACTTGCCATGACGAATCAAGTCGGACCGTCTAACCCCTTCAAACCAGAACTCGTGACCTCTTTCAAGCAATAATTTGTCCAAAAAATCATCAACAGATACAAACTGACTAGATGAATAAGCCTGCAAACCTGCACGAATACGAACACGATTGAGTAAACTAACAGCTTCTTGTGTAACAGCATTTCCATTACGCACAATAGCTTCGGAAAGTAATGTAATTACATCTGCGTATCGGTAGATTACCCAGTCAACCTGGCTTTCTTCTCCGGTTGCAATAGGATCTTCGCCGTACTTTACAGGAATAGCTCCTAGAAAAAGAACATTGTATTTATCCTTGTTAGCCTGATTATACCGGATTCCATCCGATCCTGTAAAATCGCCAACCAACACATCGAAACGGTTATCTTCTTTTTCAAAAGTGTTGTAAAACTCCCAAGGAACACGATAGCCATTCCATTTTTGAATACTCAGATTTTTAGTAGGGTATTGACTAGGTAGAGCATGTGCCAGCCAAAGTTGCTGATTTACACTCCTATCGGATTGGCATGCCCAAATAATCTCTGCATTTTTCTCATTTTCTAACGTAAAGATATCCTTATAACTGCTTTGTACCAAATCATATCCATATTCACTTTTGGTAAGCTCTCGCCCTATCTTTTCCGCTTTGTCCCATTGCTTCTCATGCATATAGAGTTTCATCAACACTGTATAGGCTAGTCCTTTTGTGAAACGACCATAATTTTGAGAATTTCTATCATAATTTGCAGGTAATACTTTAGCCGCTTCAAGTAATTCCATTTCAATAAATTTGACCATCTCTTCTTTTGTTGGTCGTGGAATTATTTTATCCTCCAGAGGATTTTTCAATTCATCAAGGGTGGCTACAGGAATCGGACCATACCAATCATATAGTAAATATGCAAGCCATCCTCTTCCACAATGTAGTTCCGCAAGGAAAATATTTTTCTTGTCCTCAGCCATTTCTATTTGCGAAACTCTTTCCATCGTGAGTGTCATTTTGCTGATGTCGCGAACATGATTGATATAAAATCTCCCTACGTAAGAATGATCAGGTGTCCATGCATGATCTGTAAGAGGTTCCCAAACAGTTCCACCCCATTGACAATCAGCTAAATCAGTCGTCATATCACCGATGATCTGAACTCCGGATGCAGTACTAAAAATACCACTATACCAATTAGATCTGAAGGGGGAATAGGCAGCAGATGTAACCAATGCATCAGCATCAACATCATTTACAGGAAATATTCCCGGATTAATTACATCATACATTTCCGATTCAAGATTCATACAAGAACTCATTGAACAGACTAATAAGAGAGAATATAATAACTTTTTCATAAAAAATCAATTAATAAGTTTTTGTCAGAAAGTAATATCAATTCCCAAACTGTAACTTCTTACATTTGGATATGCGTATGAATTTGTATCTGTTTCAGGATCCAACCCTTTATATGGTGTAATTGTGAATGGATTGTAAACATCTGCAAATACTCGTAAATTGGACAATATTCCGTTGCGTTTTAGTGGAATGTTATATCCAAGTGTAATGTTCCTCATTCGTAAGAACCATATCTTTTTGAAGTAATAATCACCTGTTCCATAAGAACTTTTATTCTGGAAGTACCCTGGAAGGTTACCGTTTGTGTTTTCGGAACTCCATACATCGTGTATTGCGGTTGTTTGGTTGTAACCTCTTCGTAGATCAGGAACCAGACCAATCCAGTTTGTTTGATAGCTACCTGATGATAATTTATCAAATTGACCGTATACATACAGGTTCAGATCAAAATTCTTGTATGTGAAAGTATTATTGAACCCAAATAAGTACCCAGGATCAGAAGATCCATAAAACACTTTGTCTGCATCATCTAATTTACCATCAGGGACACCGGATTTCATTGGTTTACCCGAATTATCAACCATAATTTTTCCATTGTTGTCCAACTTGAATCCATCAATATCCTTAATTTTTACCTGACCGGGAAGTGCACCAGGCATATGTTTAATTTGCTCATTTATTTGAACTAGTCCGTCAGACAAATATCCATACCAACCACGCATTGGGGCATTGTATATTGAATAGGCTGAGGGTTTCCAGCTAGGGTCACGTTCTTTCCATTTGTCTCTGTATAAAGAGAAGGTAAGATCGGATGACCAACTAAAATCTTTTGTTTCAACATTTCGAGTGTTTATTGTAAGTTCGAAACCCTGACTTTGGGTTTTCCCTACATTAGCTGCTATACGGTCAATTTCATGATAGGATAATAGCGGTCTTTCATTTAGTAAATCGGAAACTACTTTGTTGAAATATTCGGCAGTCAGATTTATACGATTATTTATAAAACCCAGATCTACTCCAATATTCCATTCTCTGGTTGTCTCCCATTTGAGGTTTGGATTTCCCATTTGCGATAAGTATACACCCTTATGTTCAGTGTCGCCAAAAGCATTGTTATTACCAACGCCGTAATAGCTGATTGCCCGGTTTCCAATATTCGAGTTACCGGTTTCTCCATAACTTATTCTAAGTTTACCATTGGATAATACATTTTTTGCCTTTTCCATAAATCCTTCTTCAAGGAAACGCCAACCTAAAGCAACAGAAGGAAAGTATCCCCACCGGTTGTTTTCCGATAAATTAGATGCTCCATCAGCTCGGAATGTAGCTGTAACAAGGTATTTACTCTGAAAAGAATAATTTAAGCGACTAAAGAACGAAGCCATCCTGTTTCGGGTAGCCCATGAGCCAACATTTGGTTTTGGAGCAGCCCCAGCTCCCAAATTATTAAAGAGGAACCCATCAATAAGAAAATTGTTGTTTCCGGCACTTAAACCTTCATTGTCGAAAATCTGATATGAATAACCTCCCAGTGCACTAAACGAATGTCCATTTGATTCAAATAGATAATTGGCTGTTAATTCAGTAAGATAATCGGATTTGTCTCCCTGCGAAACAGAGGCCTTTCCTCCCTCTTTAAATCCATATAATGTCGTTTTTGGCAAATAAGTCTTTCTTTTTTGATAATTACGGTCCAGTCCGAAATTAGCTTTGATTTTTAGATTTTTAATTGGTTCCGCTTCGATAAATACTGTGGCTAAAACCCTTTCCTTAATTGTTTTGTCGGTAATTTCTAAAAGTGAGACTGGGTTTGGCAAAAATGCTGCGGCATCATTGAGAACATAATTTCCATTTTCATCTTTGATCGGAATTAACGGATTAAACTGAGCAGCAGACACCATGATTCCGGCATATTCATTGCCCCCATCTCCTAATGACACATTATCATAGTTATTTCTCGACAGCGTAAGATTAATACCCGATTTGATATACTTACTTAATTTCTGATCCAAATTGATTCGGCCTGAAAATCTCTCCATCCCATTGTTTTTTACAATACCCTCTTGTTTGAAATAATTACCAGAAACAAGATATTGTGTATACTCATTTCCTCCATTCATCGAAATATTATGCTGGGTCTGATATCCCATCCGGGTAATCTCATCAAACCATTTTGTATTGTGGACAGGATTATTGATTTCATCATTCGAATACCTGGGTGAAAAAGGGGTAGATATTTCCGCTTCTGTTTTGCTGCCATATGGATATACTTTGTTATTGAGCTTCCAATCTTCTTTCAGATAAGTATTCGTATACTGCATAAACTCTTTGGCATCAAGTAAGTCATACGATTTCGCAATTTCCTGGACAGATGCACTACCAGAATATTTCACTTTGGGAGCTCCGCTTTTACCTCTTTTGGTCGTAACAATAATTACACCATTGCCGGCTCTTGCACCATAGATTGCTGTAGAGCTGGCATCTTTCAAAACTTCAATAGATTCTATATCATTAGGATTTATGGATGCAAGGATGTTGTCCTTTTTCCCATCACTGTAGCGATTTCCACTGTCCAGATTTCCCGGATCTGAGACAGGAAATCCATCGATGATAATTAATGGATCGTTACCTGCTTTATCGGATGAAGCTGCCCCACGGATTCGAAATTCAGTTCCCCCTCCTGGTTGAGCACTAACCGTGTTAACTTGTAAACCGGCTGCTTTTCCAGCCATTGCCTGACCGATTGAAGAGATTGTAGTAATTCGGGTATCATCCATTTTAACAGAAGAAATTGCTCCGGTTAAATCACTTTTCTTTTGTACGCCATAACCAATCACTACTACTTCATCCAGCGTTTTGGTATCCTCCTGCAATTTTATTGTAATTGAATTACGCCCGGACACGCTAACCTCCTGCGAATTAAAGCCGATATAGGAGATCAGCAATGTAGAGTTTTCGGCCACTTCCAGTTTGAAATTACCGTCTATATCGGTAATCGTACCGTTGGCAGCCATTCCTTTTTCGATTACATTGGCTCCAATCACAGGTACTCCGCCGGCATCCGTAACAACACCTGATATTTTTTTCTGTTTTTGCGGCACATTGTTTACGTTACTAGCTTTCTTTACAACGATGTTCTTTCCCTTTATCTCGTAACTTACATCCTGGCCGGATAGAATTTGTTTAACTACGGCATCCACTGGCTGGTCGGATGCTTCAATACTTATCTTTTTGCTGGTGTTCACATCACCCGATGAAAAAACAAACGAGTAACCGTTTTTTTCTTTCAGGGTTTCCATGGCCTGCTTAACTGTTGTGCTTTTTATATGCAGACTTACGTTTTGTGAAAAAATCAATGAGTTCAGGCAAAACAAAGCCAGGGTCACACAGATGACCTTTTTCTTTATTTTCATAAATTAATGAAATTTAGTTGAATAAAATCTTTAATAAATTCATTCCTGAAAGTTGAATCTTTATCTTTGTGGTTCCTTCAGGATTTGTGTAGCGCATGTCCGGAGAATTTGTAACCGGGAGATGAGTCAGATCTCCCGGTTCTTTTTTAGGGACACGAAGCAGTTTTTTTTAGGTTAACCAGTCTCTTTTTCTTCCATGTCCTCTCTACTTTAAAGTTATTACTATGTTGCGTTCACGTTTGCTATATGCAATTTTATCTGTCGAAGCCAGAATATTCAATATTTCGTCAATTGTTTGTTCTTTACGTACAAAGTTTCCGTAAAAACGATAATTGTTCAGCGTATCGTCGGCTATTTGTATATTTACATTGTAAGCACGTTCAAGCTCTTTGGCAATGTCGGGTAATAATTTCTCATCAAAAAAGAGATACCCTTTAGTCCATTCAGTAGCATACCCCGTTTTACCGCGAACCAACTGAGTTTTACCATTTCTCTTGTTCAGTACAATCTTCTCATCGGGTAGGAGAGGAAGCGTCTCTTCTCTATTTAAATGATTGATCATACTAACTTTCCCTTCCAGAAGACTAACCACGGCCTCGGCATCATCATCGTAGTTACGGAGGTTAAATGTCGTTCCCAATACCTCAACCGACAGTTCGCGGGCCTGAATCCTGAAAGGAAGATCTTTATTTTTAGTCACCTCAAAGTAACCCTCACCCGAAAGTTGTAAATTACGGTTATCCACACCGAATCCCTGCGAATAGATAATCTTTGATCCTGCATTCAGATGTACGCGCGTTCCGTCTGGCAGTCTAAGGATGCTGTTCGAACCCATCGGAACCTCCACCACCATATCCTGAAAACGGTTTCGCATTACGTTTCCCCCCTGCCAATAAGCAGAATATGTAACAAGCAGCAATAAAGCCACCACAGCTGCAGTATAGGCATATTTTTTCAAGATAAGCTTTCGCTCTTTCGATTGTTTTTGCTCCCTCACGCGGTTTAGAAATTTCTGAAAACCTTTATCGCTGTCAAAGGATGATGTATCTTTTGCACTTATAGAGGCAAGCCATATTTCTCTCCTTGTGTGAAAATAACGTTCGTTTTCGGCAGACGCATCAATCCACCTTTCCAGTTCCCGTTGCTCCTCTTCGTTTAGTCTGTGAGACAGGTATTCGGAAATAAGGTCATCCATACGTGTATTTTCTTCAGTTTGCTTCATAATTTTTGCCGCTTATTAATATAG from the Macellibacteroides fermentans genome contains:
- a CDS encoding FecR family protein; the encoded protein is MKQTEENTRMDDLISEYLSHRLNEEEQRELERWIDASAENERYFHTRREIWLASISAKDTSSFDSDKGFQKFLNRVREQKQSKERKLILKKYAYTAAVVALLLLVTYSAYWQGGNVMRNRFQDMVVEVPMGSNSILRLPDGTRVHLNAGSKIIYSQGFGVDNRNLQLSGEGYFEVTKNKDLPFRIQARELSVEVLGTTFNLRNYDDDAEAVVSLLEGKVSMINHLNREETLPLLPDEKIVLNKRNGKTQLVRGKTGYATEWTKGYLFFDEKLLPDIAKELERAYNVNIQIADDTLNNYRFYGNFVRKEQTIDEILNILASTDKIAYSKRERNIVITLK